In Pirellulales bacterium, a single window of DNA contains:
- a CDS encoding ATP-binding protein, translating into MLTLVEALNFRCLRYVRQKVGRFHVLVGPNASGKTTFLDVIAFLGDLVAEGLEQAVYKRTRNFSDLLWQHSGNRFELAVEASIPPEKRRLLAVQTYDTVRYEVAIGIDPESKEIVIAEERGWLQVRGHESSTQKGLFPEPPPPPNTIVSAGKSSGKRRSLFSKTPGGNDNYYADAHQKEGRWAPAFKLGARKSTLGNLPEDEENFPVSAWFKQLLTNGIEKMILNSLLVRQASPPGQARGFKSDGSNLPWVIAGLEERDSARLKHWVAHLRTALPDLADVRTIERADDRHRYLQLEYDGGLEVPSWMASDGTLRLMALTLPAYLDDFGGIYLIEEPENGIHPRAIETMYQSLSSVYGAQILLATHSPVILSVVDPDSVLCFAKNSDGATDIVAGREHPALREWQGAENLGALFAGGVSVHGFLGKSVFEVL; encoded by the coding sequence ATGCTAACACTCGTTGAAGCCCTGAATTTTCGCTGCCTGCGATACGTCAGGCAAAAGGTTGGTCGATTCCACGTTCTCGTTGGACCGAATGCGAGCGGCAAGACAACGTTCCTCGACGTAATAGCCTTCTTAGGCGATTTGGTTGCGGAAGGGCTTGAGCAGGCCGTGTATAAGCGTACTCGTAACTTTAGCGATTTGCTTTGGCAGCACTCCGGGAATCGCTTCGAACTTGCCGTGGAGGCGTCCATTCCGCCGGAGAAGCGCAGATTGTTAGCGGTTCAGACTTATGACACCGTTCGATACGAAGTTGCAATTGGGATCGACCCGGAGAGCAAAGAAATAGTAATTGCCGAGGAACGAGGATGGCTGCAAGTCCGAGGGCATGAAAGCTCAACGCAAAAAGGCTTATTTCCTGAGCCGCCGCCTCCTCCAAACACGATTGTCAGCGCGGGAAAGTCAAGTGGGAAGCGACGATCCCTATTCAGCAAGACGCCTGGGGGAAACGACAACTATTACGCGGACGCACATCAGAAAGAGGGTCGGTGGGCACCGGCCTTCAAACTGGGTGCCCGGAAATCGACGCTGGGCAATTTACCGGAGGATGAAGAAAATTTTCCTGTCAGTGCTTGGTTCAAGCAGCTACTGACGAACGGCATCGAGAAAATGATCTTGAACAGCCTTCTGGTGCGGCAGGCCAGCCCTCCGGGGCAGGCGAGAGGGTTCAAGTCCGACGGCTCGAACCTTCCATGGGTTATTGCCGGCTTGGAGGAACGCGACTCCGCGCGCCTAAAACACTGGGTGGCACATCTCCGCACGGCTTTACCGGATCTAGCAGACGTGCGCACAATCGAGCGTGCCGACGATAGGCATCGATATCTCCAGCTTGAGTACGACGGGGGGCTCGAGGTTCCATCGTGGATGGCATCTGACGGGACCTTGCGGCTGATGGCCCTGACTCTTCCCGCTTACCTCGACGACTTCGGGGGAATCTACCTGATTGAAGAGCCGGAGAACGGGATTCATCCGCGCGCAATCGAGACGATGTACCAATCGCTTTCGTCTGTATACGGCGCTCAAATCCTCCTTGCAACGCATTCGCCGGTAATTCTGAGCGTCGTCGATCCAGATTCAGTGCTGTGCTTCGCGAAGAACTCCGATGGCGCGACGGACATCGTCGCCGGGCGAGAGCATCCAGCGTTGCGAGAATGGCAAGGGGCTGAAAACCTCGGGGCGCTCTTTGCCGGTGGGGTAAGCGTTCACGGATTTTTGGGTAAATCGGTATTCGAGGTTTTGTAG